In Macadamia integrifolia cultivar HAES 741 chromosome 12, SCU_Mint_v3, whole genome shotgun sequence, the following are encoded in one genomic region:
- the LOC122058178 gene encoding nucleobase-ascorbate transporter 3-like: MVETNEPPQVVPPPPSLAAPRGGPVFPPAEQLNQLHYCIHSNPSWPETVLLAFQHYIVMLGTTVMISSLIVPQMGGDNKDKARVIQTLLFMAGINTLLQTFLGTRLPTVMSASSAYMIPVMSIVNDFSNSVFTDEHERFVHTVRAIQGSLIVSSFINIILGYSKAWGNFTRFFSPVVIVPMVCVVGLGLFGRGFPRVADCIETGLPMLILLVICQQYLKYVHDTTYSLLERFALLFCIAIVWAFAAILTVGGAYNGVREQTKINCRTDRSYLMSSAPWIRIPYPFQWGPPIFRASHVFGMMGAALVSSAESTGTYFAAARFSGATPPPTHVLSRSIGLQGIGTLLDGIFGAAVGTSASVENVGLLGLTHVGSRRVVQLSTTFMIFFSIFGKFGAFFASIPLPIFAAVYCVLFGLVAAVGISFIQFTNNNSMRNIYILGLTLFLGISIPQYFSEYSASSGHGPVKSGGGWFNDILNSIFSSPPTVAMIVGTLLDNTLDARRAAEDRGLPWWVPFQNRKGDVRNDEFYSLPLRIHEKIRTMSRWEVSDQSTIETQNGFQGLAEEVIRWMFKVGVEEKWSVFIEMFAGLWVLSLLSGLFDFLTFSYIGIVMGMTIPFIYFKCESSLKGIGERMGRRMHQMVEDMFLGEREYKHK; encoded by the exons ATGGTAGAGACGAACGAACCTCCACAGGTGGTGCCACCACCTCCATCACTTGCAGCACCAAGAGGTGGTCCTGTCTTTCCCCCAGCAGAGCAGCTTAACCAGCTTCATTACTGCATCCACTCCAATCCTTCATGGC CGGAAACGGTTCTTCTGGCTTTCCAACATTATATTGTGATGCTAGGAACTACGGTCatgatttcttctcttattGTTCCTCAAATGGGTGGAGACAAT AAAGATAAAGCCCGTGTGATTCAGACATTGCTATTCATGGCTGGAATCAATACACTTCTTCAAACATTTCTTGGGACGCGACTTCCTACAGTGATGAGTGCATCCTCTGCATATATGATACCAGTTATGTCTATTGTCAATGATTTCTCTAATAGTGTCTTCACAGATGAGCATGAG AGATTTGTTCATACGGTGAGAGCTATTCAAGGGTCTCTGATTGTCTCTTCTTTTATTAATATCATACTCGGGTACAGTAAGGCATGGGGGAATTTTACAAG GTTCTTCAGTCCTGTTGTCATTGTTCCAATGGTCTGTGTTGTGGGTCTTGGTCTGTTTGGGAGGGGCTTCCCTCGG GTTGCTGACTGCATTGAAACTGGTCTGCCCATGCTAATTCTATTGGTTATCTGCCAGCAA TATTTGAAGTATGTTCATGATACCACATATTCCCTACTTGAGAGGTTTGCCTTGCTTTTCTGCATTGCAATTGTCTGGGCTTTTGCTGCTATCCTTACCGTTGGTGGTGCTTACAACGGTGTCCGTGAGCAGACTAAGATCAATTGTCGCACTGACCGTTCTTACCTGATGTCATCAGCTCCTTG GATTAGAATTCCGTACCCTTTTCAGTGGGGCCCACCCATTTTCCGTGCCAGTCATGTCTTTGGCATGATGGGAGCAGCACTTGTTTCATCGGCTGAG TCAACCGGAACATATTTCGCTGCTGCACGTTTTTCAGGTGCTACACCACCTCCAACACATGTCCTTAGTCGAAGCATTGGCCTGCAG GGTATTGGCACGCTGCTTGATGGGATATTTGGTGCTGCTGTTGGTACTAGCGCATCGGT TGAAAATGTTGGCCTTCTTGGATTGACACATGTAGGGAGCCGGAGAGTAGTCCAGCTATCAACTACATTCATGATCTTCTTCtcaatatttg gGAAGTTTGGGGCCTTTTTTGCATCAATTCCATTGCCAATATTTGCTGCTGTATACTGTGTTCTATTTGGACTTGTTg CTGCTGTTGGAATTTCATTTATTCAGTTCACCAACAATAATTCCATGAGAAATATTTACATCTTGGGTCTCACTCTCTTCCTGGGAATATCCATTCCTCAATATTTTTCTGAATACTCTGCTTCGAGTGGCCATGGACCGGTCAAATCAGGTGGAGGATGG TTCAATGACATTTTGAATTCAATATTCTCATCACCTCCAACTGTGGCAATGATTGTTGGGACGCTGCTTGATAATACACTGGATGCCAGGCGTGCAGCTGAAGACAGAGGATTGCCTTGGTGGGTGCCCTTCCAGAATAGGAAGGGAGATGTCAGAAATGATGAGTTCTACAGCCTTCCCCTTAGAATACATGA AAAGATACGGACAATGTCTCGGTGGGAAGTTTCAGATCAATCCACTATAGAAACACAGAACGGCTTCCAAGGATTGGCAGAAGAAGTGATACGGTGGATGTTTAAGGTTGGTGTAGAGGAAAAATGGTCAGTGTTCATTGAAATGTTTGCTGGCTTGTGGGTGCTTTCTTTGCTTTCTGGGTTGTTCGATTTCCTTACTTTCTCATATATCG GTATAGTGATGGGCATGACTATTCCGTTCATTTATTTCAAGTGCGAGAGTAGTCTAAAGGGGATAGGGGAGCGTATGGGGAGGCGAATGCACCAAATGGTGGAAGATATGTTCCTCGGAGAGAGGGAGTATAAGCACAAGTAA
- the LOC122057972 gene encoding serpin-ZXA-like encodes MHHAVAEAEAEATTKFGANIKVGFPNLVIGPRIGIPSTKIAVHSDMVDGSPKSTNVNCPSCYSEIIVTDVYCDFDGDKAVEVANEVNSWADKETNGLIKEVLPPGSVDCSTRLIFANALYFKGAWNENFDASKTNDYDFYLVDGSSVHVPFMTSKKKQYVRAHDGFKVLRLPYKQGEDKRCFSMYFFLPDAKDRLPGLVEKLTSELGFLDRYLPSEAVKVGSFRIPRFKISFGFESSEVLKGLGLVLPFAGGLTEMVDSPLGQNLAVSSIFQKSFIEVNEEGTEAAAASAGVITLNSIRLPTNLIDFVADHPFIYLIREEMTGVVLFIGHVLNPLQAA; translated from the exons ATGCACCATGCGGTGGCGGAGGCGGAGGCGGAGGCAACAACCaagtttggagctaacatcaaagtaggctttccaaatcttgtcatagGACCTAGAATTGGAattccatctacgaagattgcgGTTCATTCAGATATGGTTGATGGTAGCCCTAAAAG CACAAATGTAAATTGCCCTTCTTGTTATTCTGAAATTATTGTCACTGATGTTTATTGTGATTTTGATGGTGATAAGGCTGTTGAAGTGGCCAATGAAGTGAATTCATGGGCTGACAAGGAGACAAATGGGCTTATCAAGGAGGTTCTTCCTCCAGGATCAGTTGACTGCTCGACCAGACTAATCTTTGCAAATGCACTCTATTTTAAGGGAGCCTGGAATGAGAACTTTGATGCATCCAAAACCAATGACTATGATTTCTACCTTGTAGACGGAAGCTCAGTTCATGTCCCATTCATGACCAGCAAGAAAAAGCAATATGTTCGTGCTCATGATGGTTTCAAAGTCCTCAGGCTTCCTTATAAACAAGGGGAAGATAAGAGGTGTTTCTCCATGTACTTCTTCCTACCAGACGCAAAAGATAGGCTTCCAGGTTTGGTAGAGAAGTTGACTTCAGAACTTGGGTTTTTAGATCGATATCTCCCATCTGAAGCAGTCAAAGTGGGGAGTTTCAGGATTCCAAGGTTCAAGATTTCATTCGGGTTTGAATCATCTGAAGTTCTGAAAGGTTTAGGATTGGTGTTGCCCTTCGCTGGTGGTCTGACAGAGATGGTGGATTCACCTCTGGGCCAGAACCTCGCTGTCTCCAGCATATTCCAGAAATCCTTTATTGAAGTCAACGAGGAAGGTACTgaagctgctgctgcttctgctGGTGTGATAACTCTTAATTCCATACGGCTTCCAACTAATTTGATCGACTTTGTGGCCGATCACCCATTCATATACCTGATCAGAGAAGAAATGACTGGAGTTGTGCTGTTCATTGGGCATGTCCTGAATCCCTTGCAGGCTGCTTAA